Proteins encoded together in one Physeter macrocephalus isolate SW-GA unplaced genomic scaffold, ASM283717v5 random_1807, whole genome shotgun sequence window:
- the ZFYVE19 gene encoding abscission/NoCut checkpoint regulator, with protein sequence MESRCYGCAVKFTLFKKEYGCKNCGRAFCSGCLSFSAAVPRAGNTQQKVCKQCHEVLTRGSSPANASKWSPPQNYKKRVAALEAKQKPNIPQSHGLTQQDQVIAERLARLRQENKPKSVPSQAEIEARLVALRDAPQGSIPSTQEMEARLAALQGRVPPSQTPQLAHQPPDTRTQAQQAQDLLTELAAEVSIDESWERGGPAGSIQNDLNQRGPGAQSTSCKGQATWSLEEEKRRLLAEAAVALQEENTRQERILALAKRLAVLQGRDPDRVTLQDYRLPDSDDEEDEETAIQRVLQQLTEEAALDEASGFNIPAETTLRPQAQSCRAEPEVQAMAARPEAEEEELPWCCICNEDATLRCASCDGDLYCVRCFREGHDAFELKEHQTSAYHPQHKSREH encoded by the exons ATGGAGAGTAGGTGCTACGGCTGCGCTGTCAAGTTCACTCTCTTCAAGAAGGAG TACGGCTGTAAGAACTGTGGCCGGGCCTTCTGTTCCGGCTGCCTTAGCTTCAGTGCAGCAGTTCCCCGGGCTGGAAACACCCAACAGAAAGTCTGCAAGCAGTGCCATGAGGTTCTGACCAG AGGATCTTCTCCTGCCAATGCCTCCAAGTGGTCACCACCTCAGAACTATAAGAA GCGTGTGGCAGCCTTGGAAGCCAAGCAGAAGCCCAACATTCCCCAGAGCCATGGACTGACCCAGCAAGACCAAGTCATTGCTGAGCGCCTAGCACGGCTCCGCCAGGAGAACAAGCCCA AGTCAGTGCCCTCGCAGGCGGAGATAGAAGCCAGGCTAGTTGCACTGAGGGATGCACCCCAGGGTTCCATCCCTTCCACCCAGGAGATGGAGGCACGGCTTGCTGCACTGCAGGGCAGAGTTCCACCTTCTCAGACCCCCCAGCTG GCACATCAGCCACCAGACACCAGGACCCAGGCCCAGCAGGCACAGGATTTGCTGACAGAGCTAGCAGCGGAGGTGTCTATTGATGAGAGCTGGGAACGAGGAGGCCCAG CCGGCTCTATCCAGAACGACCTCAACCAGCggggcccaggggcccagagCACCAGCTGCAAGGGACAGGCCACCTGGtccctggaggaggagaagaggaggctgCTGGCTGAGGCAGCAGTCGCGCTTCAGGAGGAGAACACAAGGCAGGAGCGGATCCTGGCCCTCGCCAAGCGCCTGGCCGTGCTGCAGGGACGGGACCCCGATAGAG TGACCCTACAGGACTACCGCCTTCCAGACAGTGATGACGAAGAGGATGAGGAGACAGCCATCCAGAGAGTCCTTCAGCAG CTCACTGAAGAAGCTGCCCTGGATGAGGCAAGTGGCTTTAACATCCCTGCAGAGACAACTCTCCGACCCCAAGCCCAATCCTGCAGGGCAGAGCCTGAG GTCCAGGCCATGGCTGCCAGGCCTGAGGCTGAGGAAGAGGAGCTCCCCTGGTGCTGCATCTGCAATGAGGATGCCACCCTGCGCTGTGCTAGCTGTGACGGAGACCTCTACTGTGTCCGCTGCTTCCG GGAAGGCCATGATGCCTTTGAACTTAAAGAGCACCAGACATCTGCCTACCACCCCCAGCATAAAAGCCGAGAGCACTGA